In one window of Henckelia pumila isolate YLH828 chromosome 1, ASM3356847v2, whole genome shotgun sequence DNA:
- the LOC140874929 gene encoding uncharacterized protein isoform X2: protein MGIDKKSSKGGNYVGGFLQMFDWNAKSRKKLFSSQSELPEQFKQKKRCDGNLPMTQLQMLDEYEVSAGASIKGGSDYSCASSVTDEDVYVTKAPGVVARLMGLDSMPKSSIPEPYSTPMFDSHSVRDSYYNTRNLESAQDPLQGVWSQNIMEPKYHKVIHRPMEKFQTEILPPKSAKSIPITHHKLLSPIKSVNFIPPKDAAQIMEAAARIIEPGPQASTKSKLSLVGSSSGPLRIRDLKEKAQATQKTSNLFQRSHESSELCTKKNLRGPLLNKSWDGLMDAEESTFIGRNRGKSVSLALQAKANVQKREGLNLNGRSVAGKEAIELNSNQLFKNQSITQSALKKPTAHNSSSVLRQNNQKQNCIVDKGKSPLKSGRKVVTVDSTSTGHRDSKNLIDTSKVSSRKWGSDFKDDKGEVLGSRSERVTRKKRSIDGHYQPERNQAAQSTRAHKNGKTIQSSAIIDKQTRWDQEDSRGNGTDIVSFTFTSPMTTRSGSGSERSMDIGENHKIFTSDSRSKKALLSSEGTSSSKFSFRGHNLKGSDALSALLEQKLKELTHAVEFSNLKAMAVGHDSVPSPDTESTVLQENTKGEMHTDNIFNGEGSSFFPADSQKFMTTGQMYQGGTQEETIDRCNSTSQTKISIDRRLPSPVSVLEHHSSCNSSDTASSNFSTACKKNSSSIYAQGNPGTYTLGTLLTIEGDAELSDSASSTVARTLAKSQETTFTMANCEKPMKWELAYIKDIICDIDQGFTDYALGRVRMVINPHLFDQMETQKRFLNGPGGPIPETNRRLLFHSVSECLELKCRQYIIGGSKQWIKGLSWVRRNERLAEEIYDDISCWIAIGDSLVDELVDKDMSSKHGRWLDFETEAFELGTQIQSRIINSLIDEVVADILVL from the exons ATGGGGATTGATAAAAAAAGCTCCAAGGGTGGAAATTATGTTGGCGGCTTCCTCCAGATGTTTGATTGGAATGCAAAATCTCGAAAAAAGTTGTTTTCAAGCCAGTCAGAGTTACCAG AGCAATTCAAACAGAAAAAGAGGTGTGACGGGAATCTGCCAATGACTCAGCTTCAAATG TTGGACGAATATGAGGTATCAGCCGGTGCAAGTATTAAAGGAGGCAGTGATTATAGTTGTGCATCATCAGTCACTGATGAGGACGTTTATGTAACCAAGGCCCCTGGAGTTGTTGCAAGGCTTATGGGATTGGATTCAATGCCAAAATCCAGCATCCCCGAGCCTTATTCAACTCCAATGTTCGATTCTCATTCCGTCCGAGATTCTTATTACAACACTAGAAATCTCGAATCTGCTCAAGATCCTTTGCAAGGGGTATGGAGTCAGAATATTATGGAGCCAAAGTATCACAAGGTTATACACAGACCAATGGAAAAGTTCCAAACCGAAATCTTGCCTCCTAAATCAGCTAAATCAATTCCAATTACCCATCACAAACTTCTCTCTCCTATCAAAAGCGTGAACTTTATCCCACCGAAGGATGCTGCTCAGATAATGGAAGCAGCGGCAAGAATTATTGAACCTGGACCTCAAGCTAGCACAAAATCTAAGCTTTCCTTAGTCGGCTCTTCTTCGGGTCCCTTAAGGATAAGGGACTTGAAAGAGAAGGCACAAGCCACCCAAAAAACGTCAAATCTTTTCCAACGCTCTCATGAATCTAGTGAACTTTGTACCAAGAAGAATCTTAGGGGACCGTTGTTGAACAAAAGCTGGGATGGATTAATGGACGCCGAAGAATCAACTTTCATAGGGAGAAATAGAGGAAAGTCCGTTTCACTCGCATTACAGGCAAAGGCCAATGTTCAGAAAAGAGAAGGCCTTAACTTAAATGGCAGAAGTGTGGCTGGAAAAGAAGCAATTGAATTGAACTCGAATCAGCTGTTCAAAAACCAGTCAATAACCCAGAGTGCACTCAAGAAACCAACAGCACACAACTCTTCAAGTGTGCTTCGCCAGAACAATCAGAAGCAAAATTGCATAGTTGATAAAGGAAAATCCCCGTTAAAGTCAGGTAGGAAAGTGGTCACTGTAGATTCTACCTCCACAGGCCACAGGGATTCTAAAAACCTTATCGACACCTCTAAAGTTAGTTCCCGAAAATGGGGCTCAGATTTTAAAGATGATAAAGGAGAAGTCTTGGGTTCTAGGTCCGAAAGAGTAACTCGTAAGAAACGATCTATTGATGGGCATTATCAGCCTGAAAGAAATCAGGCTGCTCAGAGCACGAGAGCGCATAAAAATGGGAAAACGATTCAATCTAGTGCTATCATAGATAAGCAAACTAGATGGGATCAAGAAGATAGTAGAGGTAATGGAACTGATATCGTTTCTTTCACATTCACTTCTCCAATGACGACACGGTCAGGTTCTGGCTCTGAGAGGTCCATGGACATCGGGGAGAACCATAAGATCTTCACATCAGATTCTCGAAGTAAGAAGGCACTGCTGAGCTCAGAAGGTACGAGTTCTTCAAAATTTTCCTTCCGGGGACATAATCTCAAAGGAAGTGATGCGTTAAGTGCTCTTTTGGAACAAAAGCTAAAAGAGTTGACCCATGCAGTAGAGTTTTCTAATCTGAAAGCAATGGCTGTTGGACATGATTCTGTGCCTTCTCCAGATACCGAATCTACTGTGCTACAAGAAAACACGAAAGGTGAAATGCACACAGATAATATATTTAATGGAGAGGGCTCTAGCTTTTTTCCGGCGGATTCCCAGAAGTTCATGACAACTGGACAGATGTACCAG GGGGGAACACAAGAAGAAACCATCGATCGTTGCAACTCCACATCTCAAACCAAAATATCCATCGACCGTCGACTGCCAAGTCCAGTTTCAGTTCTTGAGCATCACTCAAGTTGCAATTCTTCAGATACTGCCAGCAGTAATTTCAGTACTGCCT GTAAGAAGAATAGCTCGTCAATTTATGCGCAGGGAAATCCTGGTACATATACTCTGGGGACTCTCCTTACAATTGAAGGAGATGCCGAGCTGTCAGACTCAGCTTCTTCAACAGTTGCTAGAACTCTGGCAAAGAGTCAAGAAACTACCTTCACCATGGCTAACTGTGAAAAGCCAATGAAATGGGAATTAGCGTATATTAAGGATATAATATGCGATATAGACCAAGGTTTTACAGATTATGCATTGGGCAGAGTTCGTATGGTCATAAACCCTCATCTATTTGATCAAATGGAGACACAAAAACGGTTCTTGAATGGACCTGGTGGACCCATTCCCGAAACAAACCGTAGACTTTTGTTCCACTCTGTGAGTGAATGCTTGGAACTTAAATGCAGGCAATATATAATTGGGGGAAGCAAACAATGGATAAAGGGTCTGTCTTGGGTTAGAAGAAATGAGAGATTAGCTGAAGAAATCTATGACGACATTTCATGCTGGATTGCCATTGGTGATTCTTTGGTTGATGAGCTTGTAGACAAAGACATGAGCAGCAAACATGGAAGATGGCTTGACTTCGAAACCGAAGCGTTTGAGCTGGGGACACAGATTCAGTCTAGGATTATAAATTCTTTGATAGATGAAGTAGTTGCTGATATCTTGGTATTGTGA
- the LOC140874929 gene encoding uncharacterized protein isoform X1 yields the protein MGIDKKSSKGGNYVGGFLQMFDWNAKSRKKLFSSQSELPEQFKQKKRCDGNLPMTQLQMLDEYEVSAGASIKGGSDYSCASSVTDEDVYVTKAPGVVARLMGLDSMPKSSIPEPYSTPMFDSHSVRDSYYNTRNLESAQDPLQGVWSQNIMEPKYHKVIHRPMEKFQTEILPPKSAKSIPITHHKLLSPIKSVNFIPPKDAAQIMEAAARIIEPGPQASTKSKLSLVGSSSGPLRIRDLKEKAQATQKTSNLFQRSHESSELCTKKNLRGPLLNKSWDGLMDAEESTFIGRNRGKSVSLALQAKANVQKREGLNLNGRSVAGKEAIELNSNQLFKNQSITQSALKKPTAHNSSSVLRQNNQKQNCIVDKGKSPLKSGRKVVTVDSTSTGHRDSKNLIDTSKVSSRKWGSDFKDDKGEVLGSRSERVTRKKRSIDGHYQPERNQAAQSTRAHKNGKTIQSSAIIDKQTRWDQEDSRGNGTDIVSFTFTSPMTTRSGSGSERSMDIGENHKIFTSDSRSKKALLSSEGTSSSKFSFRGHNLKGSDALSALLEQKLKELTHAVEFSNLKAMAVGHDSVPSPDTESTVLQENTKGEMHTDNIFNGEGSSFFPADSQKFMTTGQMYQEGGTQEETIDRCNSTSQTKISIDRRLPSPVSVLEHHSSCNSSDTASSNFSTACKKNSSSIYAQGNPGTYTLGTLLTIEGDAELSDSASSTVARTLAKSQETTFTMANCEKPMKWELAYIKDIICDIDQGFTDYALGRVRMVINPHLFDQMETQKRFLNGPGGPIPETNRRLLFHSVSECLELKCRQYIIGGSKQWIKGLSWVRRNERLAEEIYDDISCWIAIGDSLVDELVDKDMSSKHGRWLDFETEAFELGTQIQSRIINSLIDEVVADILVL from the exons ATGGGGATTGATAAAAAAAGCTCCAAGGGTGGAAATTATGTTGGCGGCTTCCTCCAGATGTTTGATTGGAATGCAAAATCTCGAAAAAAGTTGTTTTCAAGCCAGTCAGAGTTACCAG AGCAATTCAAACAGAAAAAGAGGTGTGACGGGAATCTGCCAATGACTCAGCTTCAAATG TTGGACGAATATGAGGTATCAGCCGGTGCAAGTATTAAAGGAGGCAGTGATTATAGTTGTGCATCATCAGTCACTGATGAGGACGTTTATGTAACCAAGGCCCCTGGAGTTGTTGCAAGGCTTATGGGATTGGATTCAATGCCAAAATCCAGCATCCCCGAGCCTTATTCAACTCCAATGTTCGATTCTCATTCCGTCCGAGATTCTTATTACAACACTAGAAATCTCGAATCTGCTCAAGATCCTTTGCAAGGGGTATGGAGTCAGAATATTATGGAGCCAAAGTATCACAAGGTTATACACAGACCAATGGAAAAGTTCCAAACCGAAATCTTGCCTCCTAAATCAGCTAAATCAATTCCAATTACCCATCACAAACTTCTCTCTCCTATCAAAAGCGTGAACTTTATCCCACCGAAGGATGCTGCTCAGATAATGGAAGCAGCGGCAAGAATTATTGAACCTGGACCTCAAGCTAGCACAAAATCTAAGCTTTCCTTAGTCGGCTCTTCTTCGGGTCCCTTAAGGATAAGGGACTTGAAAGAGAAGGCACAAGCCACCCAAAAAACGTCAAATCTTTTCCAACGCTCTCATGAATCTAGTGAACTTTGTACCAAGAAGAATCTTAGGGGACCGTTGTTGAACAAAAGCTGGGATGGATTAATGGACGCCGAAGAATCAACTTTCATAGGGAGAAATAGAGGAAAGTCCGTTTCACTCGCATTACAGGCAAAGGCCAATGTTCAGAAAAGAGAAGGCCTTAACTTAAATGGCAGAAGTGTGGCTGGAAAAGAAGCAATTGAATTGAACTCGAATCAGCTGTTCAAAAACCAGTCAATAACCCAGAGTGCACTCAAGAAACCAACAGCACACAACTCTTCAAGTGTGCTTCGCCAGAACAATCAGAAGCAAAATTGCATAGTTGATAAAGGAAAATCCCCGTTAAAGTCAGGTAGGAAAGTGGTCACTGTAGATTCTACCTCCACAGGCCACAGGGATTCTAAAAACCTTATCGACACCTCTAAAGTTAGTTCCCGAAAATGGGGCTCAGATTTTAAAGATGATAAAGGAGAAGTCTTGGGTTCTAGGTCCGAAAGAGTAACTCGTAAGAAACGATCTATTGATGGGCATTATCAGCCTGAAAGAAATCAGGCTGCTCAGAGCACGAGAGCGCATAAAAATGGGAAAACGATTCAATCTAGTGCTATCATAGATAAGCAAACTAGATGGGATCAAGAAGATAGTAGAGGTAATGGAACTGATATCGTTTCTTTCACATTCACTTCTCCAATGACGACACGGTCAGGTTCTGGCTCTGAGAGGTCCATGGACATCGGGGAGAACCATAAGATCTTCACATCAGATTCTCGAAGTAAGAAGGCACTGCTGAGCTCAGAAGGTACGAGTTCTTCAAAATTTTCCTTCCGGGGACATAATCTCAAAGGAAGTGATGCGTTAAGTGCTCTTTTGGAACAAAAGCTAAAAGAGTTGACCCATGCAGTAGAGTTTTCTAATCTGAAAGCAATGGCTGTTGGACATGATTCTGTGCCTTCTCCAGATACCGAATCTACTGTGCTACAAGAAAACACGAAAGGTGAAATGCACACAGATAATATATTTAATGGAGAGGGCTCTAGCTTTTTTCCGGCGGATTCCCAGAAGTTCATGACAACTGGACAGATGTACCAG GAGGGGGGAACACAAGAAGAAACCATCGATCGTTGCAACTCCACATCTCAAACCAAAATATCCATCGACCGTCGACTGCCAAGTCCAGTTTCAGTTCTTGAGCATCACTCAAGTTGCAATTCTTCAGATACTGCCAGCAGTAATTTCAGTACTGCCT GTAAGAAGAATAGCTCGTCAATTTATGCGCAGGGAAATCCTGGTACATATACTCTGGGGACTCTCCTTACAATTGAAGGAGATGCCGAGCTGTCAGACTCAGCTTCTTCAACAGTTGCTAGAACTCTGGCAAAGAGTCAAGAAACTACCTTCACCATGGCTAACTGTGAAAAGCCAATGAAATGGGAATTAGCGTATATTAAGGATATAATATGCGATATAGACCAAGGTTTTACAGATTATGCATTGGGCAGAGTTCGTATGGTCATAAACCCTCATCTATTTGATCAAATGGAGACACAAAAACGGTTCTTGAATGGACCTGGTGGACCCATTCCCGAAACAAACCGTAGACTTTTGTTCCACTCTGTGAGTGAATGCTTGGAACTTAAATGCAGGCAATATATAATTGGGGGAAGCAAACAATGGATAAAGGGTCTGTCTTGGGTTAGAAGAAATGAGAGATTAGCTGAAGAAATCTATGACGACATTTCATGCTGGATTGCCATTGGTGATTCTTTGGTTGATGAGCTTGTAGACAAAGACATGAGCAGCAAACATGGAAGATGGCTTGACTTCGAAACCGAAGCGTTTGAGCTGGGGACACAGATTCAGTCTAGGATTATAAATTCTTTGATAGATGAAGTAGTTGCTGATATCTTGGTATTGTGA